A region of the Sandaracinaceae bacterium genome:
TGGACTCACCTGGTACGCGCGCAGCGCGCGGGAGAAGGCGAAGGACAAGAAGGTGAAGGCCCCTGCCAAGGCGCGCCGCAAGCCCGCGAAGGCCGCGAAGCCTGCGAAACCCGAGCGCTAGCCTGGGCGCGCCGTCAGTGGTTCCACCACGGGTTGGGGCTCGAGCGGAACGCGGCCACGATGCGCTGACCGGGGAGGGTCACCATGAAGTCGGCGAAGCGGTCGCCGCCCACGTCGAGGGGCGTGAGGGCCGTGGCGCGGCCCGTGCTGCCGGTGAGGATGACGCGCAGCACGAAGCGCGGATCGCTCGAGCCAATGTGTTGGAGCACCGAGATGGAGGCCCCCGTGTCGAGCCCGGCCACCACCAGATCCGGGTCGCCATCGGCGTCGGCATCGATGGCACGCACCAGCGCGCCCGAGGGCGACGCCACGTCTGCGGGGACCAGAATCGGCGCCGCGCCGAAGCTGCCGTCGCCGGCCTGGTCGATGCGCACGGACTCGAGGTCCGCGCGATAGGAGACGATGTCCCCCGTGCCGTCCCGGTCGACGTCCGTGATCTCCACCGAAGAAGCGTTTGCGCCGCCCGCCCCGTCGTAAACGGTGGTGACCGTCCACGTGCCCTCGGGCTGGCCCGGGTTCGTCAGGAGCACCACGCCATCGGTGCCGCACGCGAGCGCCGCGTCCTGGTCTCCGTCGCCGTCCACGTCGCCCAGTGCGATGCCGGTGCAGGCGGAGCTGGTGGCATCGAGGATGGTGCGCGTGAAGGTGTTCCCCGTGCCCTCCCGCGTGTAGAGCGCGGCGCGCCCGTCGGTGCCGTCGTTGGCCGTCACCAGCACCTCGTCGAGGCCGTCCCCGTCGAAGTCCTCCATCACCACGGCGCGGGCGTTGTCGAAGGGGGTCAGCGCCTGGCGCGCGGCGTAGGTCAGGTCACCCACACCGCGCACGTAGCCCACCAGCCCGTTGGTCTCGGACACCAGCACGAAGTCGGCGCGCGCATCGCCGGTCACGTCGCCGGCGGCGAGGCCGCTGACCACCTCACCCGCGTCGGCGTTGGTCACCACGATCTCCTCGATGCGGGCGAAGTCGCGGGAGCGAGCGCGCCACAACACCACCTCACCGCCCGGCAGGTCCGAGGCGCCGATGATGTCCATCGCGCCATCCGCGTCCACGTCGAAGGCCACGGCCGCGCCGGCGTCGAACGCCCGGTCGACCACGCGCCCGCCGAATTGGAGCGTGGAGACGAAGTCCGAGGTGTAGCGCATCAGGCTCGAGGACCCCGAGGCATAGGCCGCGATGTCCACGTCGAAGTCGCCGTCCCAGTCGCCCGCAGCCACCCAGGTGACGGCGTCGAGGTCGGCCACGAAGACGTGCTGAGCGAAGAGCCCGCTGCCGATCTCGTCGATGTAGCCCACCGAGTCACGATCCGTCGTGGAGTAGACGATCTCGTCGCTGCCGTTGCGACCCAGGTCGCGCACCGCGATGTCGTCTGCGACCAGCTCGCCGAGAGCGAGGCTCTCGCCGTTGGGCTGAACGCCCACGGACACGCCCTCGAAGGCGCTTCCCCGGCGCGCCAGGACACCGAGCCCGCTCGAACCCGCGACCACGAGGTCGAGGTCCCCGTCGCCGCTGCCCTCCACGTCTCCCAGCACCACCGAGGTGGGGTTGCCAATGCCCGGGAGCAGCGTGCCCACGTCGATGCTGAGCTCGGCCGCGAACGCGCCGCCGCCCGAGCCGGGGTAGACGGTGATCATCGCGGAGGAGGAGGCGTAGCCCACCACGTCCACCACCCCATCGTTGGTCACGTCGCCGAGGACGAGGCCCGTGAAGCTCGGCGACGTGGCGTCGATGGACACGGCCGCGCCCGCCGAGCCCGTGGCGTCGAGCGGGTGGTACACGAGCGCGCTGCCTTCGAGCGCCACGGCCACCGGGGCCGCCACTCCGTCGAGGCGCCCCAACGCGAGCGCGCCGCCCGTCACCGTGATCCCCATCGCGGTCTTCAGCGTGAGGTTCAAGCTGGACGTCGTCAGCTCATAGGACTGCACGGCCCCCGTTGAACTGAGCGTCATGAGCTCCAGGGGCGCGTCACCGTCCACGTCGGCGGCGAACACCCTGACCGTGGCGCCCACCGCGTCGCACACATTGGTCTGAGAGAAGAGCGCGCTCGACGAGTTGCTGAACGAGTGGTTCACCACGATGCGCTGCTCCGTGGGGCAACCCACGTCGTCGCGCACGTAGGCCACCTCTTCGAAGCCGTTGGCGTCGAAGTCGGCCGCCACCATGCGGGTGACGCCCATGATGGACGACACCACCGTGGTCTCGGGCGAGGGCAGGCAGAACGTGCTGAAGCGGTCGAACGCGGCGTTGCTGCACTCGATGTTGACCACGGGGTCGATGCAGTCGGCGTTGCCACCGTAGTGGCCGTCCTCGTCGGGATCTTCGATGAGCCGGTCCACTTCGCCTGGCGTGCGGTCCGTGCAGTTGTTCACGATGCCGTCGCACGACTCCTCGGCCCCGGGGTAGGTCTTGGCATCGAGATCGTCGCAGTCGGTGTTGGGCAAGCCGCCTGGCAGCTCCGGGTCGCACGAGAGGCTCGAGGGTGCCGCGAAGCCATCCCCATCCACGTCTTCGCCCGCGTCGCGGCCCACCCCGATGGGGCTGTCGCAGTCATTGTGGCGGCCGTCGCAGACGTCCGGGGCCGCAGGAAACACGTTCGGGTCGATGTCGTCGCAGTCCGTGTGCGGGATGGACAGCAGCTCGCCGTTCGGGCTCATGACGTCGACGCACACGGAAGGGTCGAGCGCGATGGCCGCGAAGCGGTCGCCGTCGAAGTCTTCGACCAAGCGGCGGAGCGGCGGGGTGGCGTCCGTGCACGCAGACACGACGCCGTCGCAGGCCTCCACGGTGGCGCCCGGGAAGGCCGTCGCGCGCGTGTCGTCGCAGTCCTCGGGGAGCCCGTCACCGCAGCCGCGCGCCACGAAGCCATCGCTGTCGAGGTCGGCGTTGGGGTACGCGTTGGGGTTGGCGTCGTCGCAGTCCACGTCGAACGGCGGGAACTCGCTGCGCACGCTGGCGCAGGCGATGTCGCGGAAATTGTCGCGGTCGGAGTCGCGCGCGCGCAGCTGCACGGTGCACTGTTCGCGGCCCGTGTCGCAGGAGCGCAGGGCCACCAGGCAGGGGTCGTTGCGCAGCGTCTCGTCCACCTCGAAGCGCACGGTGGCGCAGTCGGCATCCACGCGGCACGAGCGGACCTCCACCTCCACCTCGGGCGCGTCCCAGAGGTCCACCACCGTGCAGCCCTGCGCCAGCAGGACCGAGCCCAGCACCAAGAGGGAGCGGTTCATCGCGTCCACCTCGCCGACACCATGGCGCCACCCTGCAGCGGGGTAACCGAGGCCGTCACCAGCGGTGCGTCGGGCTCGTCGTCATCTCCCCAATCCGTGAGCAACCCGATCACCAGCGTGGTGACCGCCAGGCCGCCCACCACGCCGAGCGCCACGTTCGAGCGCTGGGCCACGTCGCGTGCCTCTTCTCGGTCGAAGTTGGTGCGCCCCGGGGTGTCGTTGTAGTCCCGCGCGCGCACCACGGCGGTGGTGGCCATGGCGCCCCACACCACCACACCCGCGCCGGTGAGGCCCACGGCCGTGTAGAAGGCCGGTCGCGGAAAGCGGAACCGCTCGCGCTCACCACCGGCGGTGGGCAGCGGCTGCAGCTCGAAGGTCACCGTGCGCTCGGTGCCGCCTGCGATGGTCACGGCCGCCGTCTGCGAGTGGTAGCCATCGGCGCGCAGCTCGAGCACGTGCCGCCCCGTGGGCAAGCGCACGTCGCCCGGCGCCATGCCCAGCACCTCGCCGTCCACCACGACGCTGGCCTGCACGTTGACCACCACGTGCACCACGGCGAGCAAGCCGCGCAGCGCCTCGATGTGCAGCTCTGCGTCTTGCCGGCGGAGGTCCCCCTCGGGCGCCACCTCGAGGAAGCGCTGGTAGGTCTCGATGGCGCGGTTGGCGTCGGACTGCCCCTCGTAGGCCTGCCCGAGCGCGTACAAGATGACGGGGTTGGGCCACAGCGAGTAGGCCTCGCTGAACTCGGCCACGGCCTCGGCGTAGCGTCCGCGTCGGTAGTACTCCGAGCCCTGCGCATACCGGCGACGGGCCTCGTCCATCGCTGCGTCCGGGGCCTCCACGGGTGTGCTCGCGGCGCTGGCTTCGGCGGCTTCGCTGGGTGCCTGGTCCTCGGACGCCGCGTCGCCCGCGTCGGCCGGTGCAGGCGCTGGGGCGGGCTGGTCGGGCTGTGCCTGCACAGGCGCAGCAGGGGAGATGAGGAGGCCTAGCGAGAGCACCGCGAAGGTGCGAAGGGATCCTTGCAGCATCGAGGACACCATACCGGCAATGCCGTGGCACCACAAGATTACAAAGCAGGTGGAAGACCCTCCCAATTCGCGGGTTCGGCGCAGGCACGGGCCGCGACTCGCACGCCCAGCACCTCGGCCGTTTCAGGTGTGTTGAGCCCAAGCCACGGAGGTGGCCCAGAGCCGCGCCCCCACCGCTGCGTCGTGCGCTTCTCCGCTCACGCGACCCGGCGCACAGGCGGTGAAGTACTGGCCACCCGGCACCCCGGGAGCCGTGGCGCAGTGCAGGCTGGTGGCCGCGCCTTCGCTGGGCGTGAGCAGGAAGAACCGCTCCACCGGAGCGAGCCAGCCGCGCACGCGG
Encoded here:
- a CDS encoding VCBS repeat-containing protein, which codes for MNRSLLVLGSVLLAQGCTVVDLWDAPEVEVEVRSCRVDADCATVRFEVDETLRNDPCLVALRSCDTGREQCTVQLRARDSDRDNFRDIACASVRSEFPPFDVDCDDANPNAYPNADLDSDGFVARGCGDGLPEDCDDTRATAFPGATVEACDGVVSACTDATPPLRRLVEDFDGDRFAAIALDPSVCVDVMSPNGELLSIPHTDCDDIDPNVFPAAPDVCDGRHNDCDSPIGVGRDAGEDVDGDGFAAPSSLSCDPELPGGLPNTDCDDLDAKTYPGAEESCDGIVNNCTDRTPGEVDRLIEDPDEDGHYGGNADCIDPVVNIECSNAAFDRFSTFCLPSPETTVVSSIMGVTRMVAADFDANGFEEVAYVRDDVGCPTEQRIVVNHSFSNSSSALFSQTNVCDAVGATVRVFAADVDGDAPLELMTLSSTGAVQSYELTTSSLNLTLKTAMGITVTGGALALGRLDGVAAPVAVALEGSALVYHPLDATGSAGAAVSIDATSPSFTGLVLGDVTNDGVVDVVGYASSSAMITVYPGSGGGAFAAELSIDVGTLLPGIGNPTSVVLGDVEGSGDGDLDLVVAGSSGLGVLARRGSAFEGVSVGVQPNGESLALGELVADDIAVRDLGRNGSDEIVYSTTDRDSVGYIDEIGSGLFAQHVFVADLDAVTWVAAGDWDGDFDVDIAAYASGSSSLMRYTSDFVSTLQFGGRVVDRAFDAGAAVAFDVDADGAMDIIGASDLPGGEVVLWRARSRDFARIEEIVVTNADAGEVVSGLAAGDVTGDARADFVLVSETNGLVGYVRGVGDLTYAARQALTPFDNARAVVMEDFDGDGLDEVLVTANDGTDGRAALYTREGTGNTFTRTILDATSSACTGIALGDVDGDGDQDAALACGTDGVVLLTNPGQPEGTWTVTTVYDGAGGANASSVEITDVDRDGTGDIVSYRADLESVRIDQAGDGSFGAAPILVPADVASPSGALVRAIDADADGDPDLVVAGLDTGASISVLQHIGSSDPRFVLRVILTGSTGRATALTPLDVGGDRFADFMVTLPGQRIVAAFRSSPNPWWNH
- a CDS encoding tetratricopeptide repeat protein, coding for MLQGSLRTFAVLSLGLLISPAAPVQAQPDQPAPAPAPADAGDAASEDQAPSEAAEASAASTPVEAPDAAMDEARRRYAQGSEYYRRGRYAEAVAEFSEAYSLWPNPVILYALGQAYEGQSDANRAIETYQRFLEVAPEGDLRRQDAELHIEALRGLLAVVHVVVNVQASVVVDGEVLGMAPGDVRLPTGRHVLELRADGYHSQTAAVTIAGGTERTVTFELQPLPTAGGERERFRFPRPAFYTAVGLTGAGVVVWGAMATTAVVRARDYNDTPGRTNFDREEARDVAQRSNVALGVVGGLAVTTLVIGLLTDWGDDDEPDAPLVTASVTPLQGGAMVSARWTR